One Burkholderia sp. PAMC 26561 genomic window carries:
- the rplL gene encoding 50S ribosomal protein L7/L12, producing MAIAKDDILEAVSSMSVLELNELVKAFEEKFGVSAAAVAVAGPAGAAAVAEEQTEFTVNLVEIGANKVSVIKAVRELTGLGLKEAKDLVDGAPKPVKESVPKAAAEEAKKKLEEAGAKAEIK from the coding sequence ATGGCAATCGCAAAAGATGACATCCTCGAAGCAGTAAGCTCGATGTCGGTTCTGGAACTGAACGAGCTGGTCAAGGCGTTCGAAGAGAAGTTTGGCGTGTCGGCTGCTGCCGTAGCTGTTGCTGGCCCTGCTGGTGCCGCTGCAGTTGCTGAAGAGCAAACCGAGTTCACGGTAAACCTGGTCGAAATCGGCGCGAACAAGGTGTCGGTGATTAAGGCTGTTCGCGAACTGACGGGTCTTGGCCTGAAGGAAGCGAAGGACCTGGTTGACGGTGCACCGAAGCCTGTTAAGGAATCGGTACCGAAGGCTGCTGCTGAAGAAGCGAAGAAGAAGCTGGAAGAAGCAGGCGCGAAGGCTGAAATCAAGTAA
- the rplJ gene encoding 50S ribosomal protein L10, with the protein MPLNKEDKQAVVAEVAAQVAKAQTMVLAEYRGIAVGDLTKLRAKAREQQVYLRVLKNTLARRAVEGTPFAPLAEQMTGPLIYGISEDAIAAAKVVHDFGKTNDKLIIKAGSYEGNVMDKAAVQALANIPSREELLSKLLYVMQAPVAGFARALAALAEKKGGGAEAPAEAQPEAAA; encoded by the coding sequence GTGCCACTGAACAAAGAAGACAAGCAGGCAGTTGTCGCTGAAGTCGCCGCGCAAGTCGCGAAGGCTCAGACGATGGTGCTCGCTGAGTATCGTGGAATTGCGGTTGGCGATCTGACCAAGCTGCGCGCAAAGGCTCGCGAGCAACAAGTGTATCTCCGCGTGTTGAAAAACACGTTGGCGCGTCGCGCCGTGGAAGGTACGCCGTTCGCTCCGCTGGCCGAGCAGATGACCGGTCCTCTGATCTACGGCATCTCTGAAGATGCAATTGCTGCTGCCAAGGTCGTTCACGACTTCGGCAAAACCAATGACAAGTTGATCATCAAGGCCGGTTCCTACGAAGGCAACGTGATGGACAAGGCGGCTGTGCAAGCACTCGCCAACATCCCGAGCCGCGAAGAACTGCTCTCCAAGTTGTTGTACGTCATGCAAGCTCCTGTTGCCGGCTTCGCGCGCGCTTTGGCCGCGCTTGCCGAAAAGAAGGGTGGCGGCGCAGAAGCTCCGGCTGAAGCGCAACCGGAAGCTGCTGCTTAA
- the rplA gene encoding 50S ribosomal protein L1, which yields MAKLSKRLQALATKVDRMKLYPVDDALSIVKECASAKFDESIDVAVQLGIDAKKSDQVVRGSVVLPAGTGKSVRVAVFAQGEKAEQARAAGAEVVGMEDLAEQVKAGNLNFDVVIASPDTMRVVGTLGQILGPRGLMPNPKVGTVTADVAQAVRNAKAGQVQFRVDKGGIIHATIGRASFEPASLRQNLSALVDALQKAKPATSKGVYLRKIALSSTMGVGVRVDHATLSQ from the coding sequence ATGGCTAAGCTTTCCAAGCGTCTCCAAGCGCTGGCTACCAAGGTAGACCGCATGAAGCTGTACCCGGTCGACGACGCTCTGTCGATTGTAAAAGAGTGCGCAAGCGCCAAGTTCGATGAATCCATCGACGTGGCTGTGCAACTCGGCATCGATGCGAAGAAGTCGGATCAGGTGGTTCGCGGTTCCGTCGTGTTGCCTGCCGGTACCGGCAAGTCGGTTCGCGTTGCTGTGTTTGCGCAAGGCGAAAAGGCTGAGCAAGCTCGTGCGGCTGGTGCAGAAGTGGTCGGCATGGAAGACCTGGCAGAACAGGTCAAGGCCGGTAACCTTAATTTCGACGTCGTGATCGCTTCGCCGGACACGATGCGCGTTGTCGGTACGCTCGGTCAGATCCTCGGCCCGCGCGGCCTGATGCCGAACCCGAAGGTCGGCACGGTAACGGCTGACGTTGCCCAGGCAGTTCGCAACGCCAAGGCTGGTCAGGTTCAGTTCCGCGTTGACAAAGGCGGGATCATCCACGCAACCATCGGCCGTGCATCGTTTGAGCCGGCGTCGTTGCGTCAGAATTTGTCGGCACTGGTGGACGCTCTGCAAAAGGCCAAGCCGGCGACCAGCAAGGGCGTGTATCTGCGCAAGATCGCATTGTCGAGCACCATGGGTGTCGGCGTGCGTGTCGATCACGCAACGCTCTCGCAGTAA
- the rplK gene encoding 50S ribosomal protein L11 has product MAKKIIGFIKLQIPAGKANPSPPVGPALGQRGLNIMEFCKAFNAQTQAMEPGLPVPVVITAFADKSFTFIMKTPPATVLIKKAAAIQKGSPKPHVDKVGNITRAQAEEIAKTKMPDLTAADLDAAVRTIAGSARSMGITVEGV; this is encoded by the coding sequence ATGGCAAAGAAAATCATCGGCTTTATCAAACTGCAGATTCCTGCAGGTAAAGCCAATCCGTCACCGCCGGTTGGTCCGGCACTGGGCCAGCGCGGCCTGAACATCATGGAGTTCTGCAAGGCGTTCAACGCGCAGACTCAAGCGATGGAGCCGGGTCTGCCCGTGCCGGTGGTCATTACGGCATTCGCGGACAAGAGCTTCACGTTCATCATGAAGACGCCGCCGGCTACCGTTCTGATCAAGAAGGCTGCGGCCATCCAGAAGGGTTCGCCGAAGCCGCACGTCGACAAGGTCGGCAATATCACGCGCGCGCAAGCTGAAGAAATCGCAAAGACCAAGATGCCTGACCTTACGGCAGCAGACCTGGATGCAGCGGTTCGTACGATCGCAGGCAGCGCCCGTTCGATGGGCATCACCGTGGAGGGCGTTTAA
- the nusG gene encoding transcription termination/antitermination protein NusG: protein MSEAQASPGGKRWYVVHAYSGMEKSVQRALQERIDRAGMQDQFGQILVPTEEVVEVKGGHKSVTERRFFPGYVLVEMEMTDETWHLVKNTAKVTGFVGGARNRPSPISPREVEKIMSQMQEGVEKPRPKTLFEVGEMVRVKEGPFTDFNGNVEEVNYEKSRVRVSVTIFGRSTPVELEFGQVEKV from the coding sequence ATGAGCGAAGCACAGGCATCACCAGGCGGAAAACGTTGGTACGTCGTGCACGCCTACTCCGGCATGGAGAAGAGCGTGCAACGTGCGCTTCAAGAGCGTATCGACCGCGCCGGCATGCAGGATCAGTTTGGTCAAATCCTCGTCCCGACCGAAGAAGTCGTGGAAGTGAAGGGCGGTCACAAGTCTGTGACTGAGCGTCGTTTCTTTCCGGGCTATGTGCTCGTCGAGATGGAAATGACGGACGAGACGTGGCACTTGGTAAAGAACACGGCCAAGGTGACAGGTTTCGTTGGCGGGGCGCGCAATCGCCCGAGCCCGATCTCTCCGCGTGAAGTGGAAAAGATCATGTCGCAGATGCAGGAAGGCGTGGAGAAGCCGCGCCCGAAGACCCTGTTTGAAGTAGGCGAGATGGTGCGGGTCAAGGAAGGCCCGTTCACGGACTTCAACGGCAACGTCGAAGAAGTGAACTACGAAAAGTCGCGGGTTCGCGTATCGGTGACGATTTTCGGACGTTCAACGCCGGTAGAGCTTGAGTTTGGTCAGGTAGAAAAGGTTTAA
- the secE gene encoding preprotein translocase subunit SecE, with translation MANPSVETVNTSGDKLMLTAGVLLVLAGFVGFFWLSGQEWYVRGAALAVGLIAGVAVGLLSAPGKGFIAFAKDSYKEVRKVVWPTRKEATQTTLVVFAFVLVMAIFLWLSDKSIEWVIFSVILGWR, from the coding sequence ATGGCGAATCCTTCCGTCGAAACTGTAAATACTTCCGGCGACAAGTTGATGTTGACCGCGGGCGTATTGTTGGTCTTGGCCGGGTTCGTAGGTTTCTTCTGGCTCAGTGGCCAGGAGTGGTACGTTCGCGGCGCCGCGCTGGCTGTCGGCTTGATCGCGGGTGTCGCGGTCGGTCTTCTCTCCGCACCGGGAAAAGGTTTTATCGCCTTTGCCAAAGATTCGTACAAAGAAGTCCGCAAGGTGGTGTGGCCGACGCGTAAGGAAGCCACGCAAACCACATTGGTGGTCTTTGCATTTGTGCTTGTCATGGCAATCTTCTTGTGGCTTAGCGATAAGTCGATCGAGTGGGTGATATTCTCGGTAATTCTGGGTTGGAGATGA
- the tuf gene encoding elongation factor Tu: MAKGKFERTKPHVNVGTIGHVDHGKTTLTAAIATVLSKKFGGEAKAYDQIDAAPEEKARGITINTAHVEYETAARHYAHVDCPGHADYVKNMITGAAQMDGAILVCSAADGPMPQTREHILLARQVGVPYIIVFLNKCDMVDDAELLELVEMEVRELLSKYDFPGDDTPIIKGSAKLALEGDTGELGEVAILNLADALDTYIPTPERAIDGTFLMPVEDVFSISGRGTVVTGRIERGIVKVGEEIEIIGIKPTVKTTCTGVEMFRKLLDQGQAGDNVGILLRGTKREDVERGQVLAKPGSITPHTHFTAEVYVLSKDEGGRHTPFFNNYRPQFYFRTTDVTGSIELPKDKEMVMPGDNVSITVKLIAPIAMEEGLRFAIREGGRTVGAGVVAKVLE, translated from the coding sequence ATGGCAAAAGGTAAATTCGAACGGACCAAGCCGCACGTCAACGTAGGCACGATTGGTCACGTCGACCACGGCAAGACCACGCTGACGGCAGCAATCGCAACGGTGTTGTCGAAGAAGTTCGGCGGCGAAGCGAAGGCGTATGACCAGATCGACGCGGCGCCGGAAGAGAAGGCACGTGGTATCACGATCAACACGGCACACGTCGAGTACGAAACGGCTGCGCGCCACTATGCGCACGTTGACTGCCCGGGTCACGCCGACTATGTGAAGAACATGATTACGGGTGCAGCGCAGATGGACGGCGCAATCCTGGTGTGTTCGGCTGCAGACGGCCCGATGCCGCAAACGCGTGAGCACATCCTGTTGGCTCGCCAGGTTGGCGTGCCGTACATCATCGTGTTCCTGAACAAGTGCGACATGGTGGACGACGCCGAGTTGCTGGAACTCGTCGAAATGGAAGTGCGTGAGCTTCTGTCGAAGTACGATTTCCCGGGCGACGACACGCCGATCATCAAGGGTTCGGCCAAGCTGGCGCTGGAAGGCGACACGGGCGAGCTGGGCGAAGTGGCGATTTTGAACCTGGCTGATGCGCTGGACACGTACATCCCGACGCCGGAGCGTGCAATTGACGGTACGTTCCTGATGCCGGTGGAAGACGTGTTCTCGATCTCGGGTCGCGGCACGGTGGTGACGGGTCGTATCGAGCGCGGTATCGTGAAGGTAGGCGAAGAAATCGAAATCATCGGTATCAAGCCGACGGTGAAGACGACGTGCACGGGCGTGGAAATGTTCCGCAAGCTGCTGGACCAAGGTCAAGCGGGCGACAACGTGGGTATTCTGTTGCGCGGCACGAAGCGTGAAGACGTGGAACGTGGTCAAGTGCTGGCCAAGCCGGGTTCGATCACGCCGCACACGCACTTCACGGCCGAAGTGTATGTGCTGAGCAAGGACGAAGGCGGTCGTCACACGCCGTTCTTCAACAACTATCGTCCGCAGTTCTACTTCCGTACCACGGACGTGACGGGTTCGATCGAGTTGCCGAAGGACAAGGAAATGGTCATGCCGGGCGACAACGTGTCGATCACGGTGAAGCTGATCGCTCCGATCGCCATGGAAGAAGGTCTGCGCTTCGCTATCCGTGAAGGCGGTCGTACCGTCGGCGCCGGTGTCGTGGCCAAGGTTCTCGAGTAA